One Elusimicrobiaceae bacterium genomic window carries:
- a CDS encoding Hpt domain-containing protein yields MKGKTKAEILAELGNLPAEIYDKLVEKFKTISADQLDRLEECVKTGNTAEGGDLAHSMKGAAANLRLEPIYARVIALEKDIKAGKQLPAIAPKLTALRKLVEKL; encoded by the coding sequence ATGAAAGGCAAAACAAAAGCGGAAATCCTGGCGGAGCTGGGCAATCTTCCCGCCGAAATCTATGACAAACTGGTGGAAAAATTCAAGACTATCTCAGCGGACCAGCTCGACCGGCTGGAGGAGTGCGTAAAAACCGGCAATACCGCCGAAGGCGGCGACCTGGCGCATTCGATGAAAGGCGCGGCGGCGAATTTGCGGCTGGAACCGATTTACGCCAGAGTTATCGCGCTGGAGAAAGATATTAAAGCCGGGAAGCAGCTGCCGGCCATCGCGCCAAAACTGACCGCTTTGCGCAAGCTGGTCGAGAAGCTCTGA